The following is a genomic window from Pelodiscus sinensis isolate JC-2024 chromosome 12, ASM4963464v1, whole genome shotgun sequence.
TTTGTTACGGTGGCATCCAGTGATGCAAGAGAGAAGGCAAGTAGCTCATCCTCAACACACTGCCCTTGGCTCCCTGTGTGGTTTGGCTTGGTTCTTTGCCTGCCAATCAGAAGCTATGACTTTCCTTGGCAGCTCCCTGCCTTGGCCCATTTATCTTGCAttgggttttggggggagggtttggcTTAGTCCAATATAAACCTGATTAGTGCCAGGTTTAACCTCCCTGCTCCCAGTTAGAATAACATCCCAGAGTCCACCTAAGAGCAAGAGAAACCCAAGTCCATGCCATGACAAATTCAGACATCTTCCATGGCATAGTCATTAATTCGAGAGCCCTGCTGATGAATACGCAACAGTTGTACCATTTCCTTAGTAGGCTCTCCAGGGAAGACTTTGGACTTTAAATACATCCATAAAGCAGCGCTGCATATACACAGAACACTCCCCAGCAAAACGAGGCTAAGGGTGTGGGTCCGGGATGCAGACAAAAAGCTGGGTGTAGACTCCACGAGAACATCTGGTGATGCTGAAGCCCCTTGTGCTCTGTTCTGATGTAGGAATCCTGTGAAGGAAAAGACCAGACTTCCTGGGGGTGAAATGGATTCAGGAGAAGAATGAGGAGGACCTTCCCTGCCTACAGTAGATAAGTAGTTAGCTGGGCTGGCTCCAGCCATAGACTCATGAACAGTGTCTCTTTCATCACCACTCCTGTGGCTGACAGAACCCGTGTCCCCTCCAGGAGGTGTGGGTTGGGCAGTGGAACCTCTGGTGGCATCAGCAGTACCTTTCAGAACAGTTGTGGGTTTCCTGGTAGagttctcactggcctgtcccaGAGATTCAAGGCCTATAGCAGGCTTGCTGGGAACCGATTCTAGTGGAGCCGTTGTTGTCAGGAATGCAGGGGATAACTCCGCAATCTCCGTGCCATTTACAACGGCTGTAGCATCTGCAGTAATCGCACTAGGAGCACTGGCAAGTACATCAGCTGTTTGATTTCTACTAGATTTGTATGTCGGTCCTGTGGGACTCTCAGGTCGTTTGACGGCAGTGGTGGGATCTGCAATGAATCTACTGGGGACGGTGGCAGATACCTCAGTAGCTGGACTCATGGCAGAATCTGTGGACTTGTTTGCAGAGTCTACAGATCTCATGGAACCCTTGCTGCCATTGGCAGTAGGCTCAGTATAGATAGTAGATGGAGGACCCGTCTCGTTTAATGCTGAGGAGGGTGTGGCAGAGGAACTCATGGCCTCTTGCACAATCAATGTGGAGGTGTTGGGCTCCTCTGTCCTCACACCAGAACCATGTACTGCTTGTGAGACTGTTGTGCCAGCCCCAGGAATGGGACTGGTTAAAACACCGGCCTGTCTTGGGACAGAGGCAGTGCCACCAATGAGTCTCTCTAAATCGCCTATGTCTTCTGGCACAGCTGCAGAAGAGACCGTGCTTGAGGGGGGTGGATCCTGAGGGGCACTTGTCTGGTCCAGCCGTCGGACTGCTTCCTGCACCCAGCTCTCCTCTGGATCTGCACAGAACTCCCTAGACTTCTGCGTCACAAATCTGAAGGGAGAACAGAAATGGCAACAATCACCAGAAACAGAAAGGAAGAGCTGGTAAATACCCAAAGCCTGGATGATCGCAGACCTGGGAAGCTCATGCCACCCTGGCAGAAACTAGTGAAATTAAATTTCCCATTGCCGCCTGAAAGTTAAACAGAGCCATCTTTTGTGGGTAGAAATGCAGGCAATAGGGATCTAATCAGTTGGGCGTTTGAATCATCCTTTGATCTGACGAACCGTTTCCTGAGGATAGACTTTCCTTTTCCCGTTCACTGGcacagtaattatttttaaatggagcaGCTGACGCAATATCCTGAGGACGTTGAAATGAAGTTTAAGGGGCTGACAGTGTAATCACCTATCGGGTCGGATCCTGATCCCACTGAAACTGGAGGGAATTTTGCCTCCAAGCAGAATGTGAGCATGGCCAGACTGTAACTCCTAAAGCACAGTCAGGCTTGTAAAATGGCTGCTAATGTCACGGGGCTCCATTCTTGGGCCTCACTGCCGCCAGGTTGTTATTTATTACTTAGCAGCTACAGGCCCCTCCTGAgctcctggctcccctgtgcttGGTATTGTACGTGTGCAGGCCATGGTCCAAGTAAGAGGCCTATGATCTGAATGCACAAAGCGGATCGAGAGTGGGAGGGACAGAGGCAGGCCACTGGCCAACCAGGGAACAGAACTCAGCTTTCCGGGCTAGAGCTAAGGGGTTCAGACTCTGCAGTTGTTCGGAGAACGTCCGCTTTCCCTGGTCAGGGGTGAGTTTTTGTCAGGATAACTACACCCCCAACTCCGGGTGTAGACAGCGCTGTGCCCAAGGGTGGCCTTCGCCCACAGACGAAGCTACCGCCTCTCAAGGAGGTGGGCTCCCTCCGGGCAGCATCTTCCGTAAGCACAACGGCAACGCTGCTGCAGCGCTGTAGGTGTGGACAAGCCTTGGTCCCCTACCTGCAAAACAGGGCTCATAATCTTGCCTTTGTTCTGCCCTTTGCCCATCTGGTCTGTTTAGCTTGCAAACTGTTCAAGGCAGGGACAGCCTCACTAAGTCTGCATGTGTACCCCCCACACTTAGCCTATGTCTAGATACAACGATTTCtcgggaaaaggtacacaaattgcgctctgcaattcgCAAACCTTTTTCCAgtaattttttcagaagaagcttttccaaaatttggctcatctacactgggcctaattttggaaaagccttctctttcggaacagcccttcttcctcgtggactGAGGAAGACAGGCATTCCAAAAAAGCGCATCTGCTATTCcgcaaaaaaaagaggaagagcagatgtgttcccaagatgcagcagagtttttctgggatatctcccaGAAAccccccgtagtgtagacatagccttagagtggttcactgtcccatgtagtgttGCTTTGACCATTTACAGTGAGTGATAAGAGCAAGTGAGCACGACAGCCTAAGCTGAAAGcctgctggctttatagctcaggctgtagaggctcctacacagAGATCTCAGGTTCAAATCCCCCAGGGACAGTTACATATACAGTACTTAACACAATGGGACCCTAATCTTTTTTGAGTCCAGTAGGCAGTTTCCATAATGTGCTTTGCACCAAAACAAGGGTCTTTGTAGGATTGTGACCTATTTATTCTCAGAGTTGTAAATTCAATTAATCCTTTCTgaattcaatatttaaaaaacaccACATGGTGGGAAAATACTTACATGACAGCAGCTTTAGGACATGATGGTTCTGTCCTCATATAGGACTTCAGCAGTGCCTGGGGTATTCTTTTTGAAAAATTCGTACATATCTTTTTGCACTTCACATATGCCTTGGGTTGTGCtacagcaaaaaagaaaaaaaaaacaccataaGTATCAGCTCATGCTCTGGATGTAATGAAGCTGCAAACAATCGCCTTTCTCCTCCAAAGCCTGCCTCCAAATTGGGCAATCTTCAGCTGAAGAGTGCCGATCCATGGAACAAACCAGAACAAGGAACAATCTCAGCAGGACTAAGAAAGTGCTGTAAGAAGGGAGGGAAAGTCCCTAGCAAAAGCATGTGAAATCAAAAGATTCTTGAGACCACTTATTAAATCAAGAGCCCCAGGGGGCTCCGGGTGGATGGGGACTCCACCGAGACTCTTGCTTGTGGGACGTCAGTTCCGATCTGAAGGGCATCGCTAAATGCTGCAACCGCTGCGCTGTGGGTAAAACCAGGCAACCGCCATGCTCACCAAATAAAGGACAAAACCATCCCCAGCGTGTGCAGACTTTGCACAGTGAAGTCAGACATAGTGTGATGGACCAGCCCTCTGCCTCAAAGGA
Proteins encoded in this region:
- the LOC102458236 gene encoding uncharacterized protein LOC102458236 isoform X2, which gives rise to MRTEPSCPKAAVIFVTQKSREFCADPEESWVQEAVRRLDQTSAPQDPPPSSTVSSAAVPEDIGDLERLIGGTASVPRQAGVLTSPIPGAGTTVSQAVHGSGVRTEEPNTSTLIVQEAMSSSATPSSALNETGPPSTIYTEPTANGSKGSMRSVDSANKSTDSAMSPATEVSATVPSRFIADPTTAVKRPESPTGPTYKSSRNQTADVLASAPSAITADATAVVNGTEIAELSPAFLTTTAPLESVPSKPAIGLESLGQASENSTRKPTTVLKGTADATRGSTAQPTPPGGDTGSVSHRSGDERDTVHESMAGASPANYLSTVGREGPPHSSPESISPPGSLVFSFTGFLHQNRAQGASASPDVLVESTPSFLSASRTHTLSLVLLGSVLCICSAALWMYLKSKVFPGEPTKEMVQLLRIHQQGSRINDYAMEDV
- the LOC102458236 gene encoding uncharacterized protein LOC102458236 isoform X1 gives rise to the protein MCNKGWELQAASSPWNAAVLLGTTREGAKHIIEKSLCLTVSVLLPPAPDRQKMKGTSVASLVLLALVATCNLDCGVEAQPKAYVKCKKICTNFSKRIPQALLKSYMRTEPSCPKAAVIFVTQKSREFCADPEESWVQEAVRRLDQTSAPQDPPPSSTVSSAAVPEDIGDLERLIGGTASVPRQAGVLTSPIPGAGTTVSQAVHGSGVRTEEPNTSTLIVQEAMSSSATPSSALNETGPPSTIYTEPTANGSKGSMRSVDSANKSTDSAMSPATEVSATVPSRFIADPTTAVKRPESPTGPTYKSSRNQTADVLASAPSAITADATAVVNGTEIAELSPAFLTTTAPLESVPSKPAIGLESLGQASENSTRKPTTVLKGTADATRGSTAQPTPPGGDTGSVSHRSGDERDTVHESMAGASPANYLSTVGREGPPHSSPESISPPGSLVFSFTGFLHQNRAQGASASPDVLVESTPSFLSASRTHTLSLVLLGSVLCICSAALWMYLKSKVFPGEPTKEMVQLLRIHQQGSRINDYAMEDV